A single region of the Gorilla gorilla gorilla isolate KB3781 chromosome 1, NHGRI_mGorGor1-v2.1_pri, whole genome shotgun sequence genome encodes:
- the LOC115932964 gene encoding heterogeneous nuclear ribonucleoprotein C-like 1 yields MASNVTNKMDPHSMNSRVFIGNLNTLVVKKSDVEAIFSKYGKIAGCSLHKGFAFVQYDKEKNARAAVAGEDGRMIASQVVDINLAAEPKVNRGNAGVKRSAAEMYGSSFDLDYGFQRDYYDGMYSFPARVPPPPPIALAVVPSKRQRVSGNTSRRGKSGFNSKSGKRGSSKSGKLKGDDLQAIKQELTQIKQKVDSLLENLEKIEKEQSKQEVEVKNAKSEEEQSSSSMKKDETHVKMESEGGAEDSAEEGNPLDDDDNEDQGDNQLELNKDDEKGAEEGEDNRDRANGQDDS; encoded by the coding sequence ATGGCCAGCAACGTTACCAACAAGATGGATCCTCACTCCATGAACTCCCGTGTGTTCATTGGGAATCTCAACACTCTTGTTGTCAAGAAATCGGATGTGGAGGCGATCTTTTCCAAGTATGGCAAAATTGCAGGCTGCTCTCTTCATAAGGGCTTTGCCTTCGTTCAATATGATAAGGAGAAAAATGCCCGGGCTGCTGTAGCAGGAGAGGATGGCAGAATGATTGCTAGCCAGGTTGTGGATATTAACCTGGCTGCAGAGCCAAAAGTGAATCGAGGAAACGCAGGTGTGAAACGATCAGCAGCGGAGATGTACGGCTCCTCTTTTGACTTGGACTATGGCTTTCAACGGGATTATTATGATGGGATGTACAGTTTCCCAGCACGtgtacctcctcctcctcccattgCTCTGGCTGTAGTGCCCTCGAAACGTCAGCGTGTATCAGGAAACACCTCACGAAGGGGCAAAAGTGGCTTCAATTCTAAGAGTGGAAAGCGGGGATCTTCCAAGTCTGGAAAGTTGAAAGGAGATGACCTTCAGGCCATTAAGCAGGAGTTGACCCAGATAAAACAGAAAGTGGATTCTCTCCTGGAAAACctggaaaaaattgaaaaggaacagAGCAAACAAGAGGTAGAGGTGAAAAATGCTAAGTCAGAAGAGGAGCAGAGCAGTAGCTCCATGAAGAAAGATGAGACTCATGTGAAGATGGAGTCTGAGGGGGGTGCAGAAGACTCTGCTGAGGAGGGGAACCCActggatgatgatgataatgaagaTCAGGGGGACAACCAGCTGGAGTTGAACAAGGATGATGAAaaaggggctgaggaaggagaggataACAGAGACAGGGCGAATGGCCAGGATGACTCTTAA